A section of the Leptospira noumeaensis genome encodes:
- the fsa gene encoding fructose-6-phosphate aldolase yields the protein MNLFLDTANIDEIKKVHELGLLDGITTNPSIIAKSGRKFTEVIKEICSFVKGPVSAEVLATDAPTMIKEGLELSKIAENVVVKVPLIPEGIKAVKAFSDQGIQTNVTLCFTANQALLAAKAGASFISPFVGRLDDIGYDGLELISEIRDIYDNYGIETQILAASVRHPIHFKEVALRGADCVTLPYSVFEMLFKHPLTDSGLAKFVEDSKKLNW from the coding sequence ATGAATTTATTTTTAGACACAGCCAACATCGACGAAATCAAAAAGGTCCATGAACTTGGTCTCCTAGACGGAATCACCACAAACCCTTCTATCATTGCAAAGTCCGGTCGTAAGTTCACGGAAGTCATCAAAGAAATTTGTAGTTTCGTGAAAGGACCTGTGAGTGCTGAAGTTCTTGCAACCGATGCTCCCACAATGATCAAAGAAGGTTTAGAACTTTCTAAAATTGCAGAAAACGTTGTCGTAAAAGTACCTCTCATTCCAGAAGGAATCAAAGCGGTAAAAGCGTTCTCTGACCAAGGAATCCAAACCAACGTAACTCTTTGTTTCACTGCCAACCAAGCTCTACTTGCTGCCAAAGCGGGTGCAAGTTTTATCTCTCCTTTTGTGGGACGTTTGGATGATATTGGATATGATGGATTGGAACTGATCTCTGAGATCCGAGACATTTATGACAACTACGGAATCGAAACACAAATCCTTGCAGCATCGGTTCGCCACCCCATCCACTTCAAAGAAGTTGCTCTTCGTGGGGCAGATTGTGTAACTCTACCTTACTCTGTATTTGAAATGCTTTTCAAACACCCACTGACTGACAGTGGACTTGCAAAGTTTGTAGAAGATTCAAAAAAACTAAACTGGTAA
- the purN gene encoding phosphoribosylglycinamide formyltransferase produces MGKIKRVVFLASGRGSNFTASVEYIRKKKLKIDLVALVTDNPEAKALGIAKSFGIPTKVIPYATYSQKADYHRDLLQIVEGLEPDLVVACGYMRILKPEFVRLFKNKIINVHPSLLPAFPGLDSQKQALDYGVKVAGCTVHFVEEGVDTGPIILQKAIAIAPEWTEKELSLAILAEEHKILPLAIQLFCEDKLKIKERKVEILK; encoded by the coding sequence ATGGGAAAAATAAAACGTGTAGTTTTTTTGGCCTCGGGAAGAGGGTCCAATTTTACCGCTTCCGTCGAGTACATTCGTAAAAAAAAGCTAAAGATCGACCTGGTAGCCCTTGTGACAGACAACCCGGAAGCTAAGGCCCTAGGCATTGCCAAATCCTTTGGAATCCCTACAAAGGTCATTCCTTACGCTACCTATTCCCAAAAGGCCGATTACCACAGAGATTTACTCCAAATTGTGGAAGGTTTGGAACCAGACCTGGTTGTGGCTTGCGGGTACATGAGAATCTTAAAACCAGAATTTGTCCGCCTGTTTAAAAACAAAATCATCAATGTCCACCCAAGCCTCCTTCCCGCCTTCCCCGGACTCGATTCCCAAAAACAAGCTCTGGACTATGGGGTGAAGGTTGCAGGGTGTACGGTTCATTTTGTGGAGGAAGGTGTGGACACAGGTCCCATCATATTGCAAAAAGCGATTGCCATTGCCCCCGAATGGACTGAAAAAGAACTATCCCTTGCAATCCTTGCGGAAGAACACAAAATCCTTCCGCTCGCTATACAACTGTTTTGTGAAGATAAATTAAAAATCAAAGAACGAAAGGTAGAAATCCTAAAATGA
- a CDS encoding J domain-containing protein: protein MDKKLLLNDSLHFLGLGPGFTESELKESYHKLAKKYHPDSGEFTSDVMFVELNKHYESLKDHLLIHPEEEPFSPSGREDINYGDKNKPPIKPSKDPVFHEYKLAKEKETEAILSYYEKRNLHPIELSGSLNKELVQLRKDLEPVLQVYAEIIKNHSTSLWAKDAKDSLERLRVWLR, encoded by the coding sequence ATGGACAAAAAATTACTGTTAAATGATTCCCTCCACTTTTTAGGTCTTGGCCCTGGGTTTACCGAATCGGAACTCAAAGAATCCTATCATAAACTTGCTAAAAAATACCATCCCGATTCCGGAGAGTTTACCAGTGATGTGATGTTTGTGGAACTAAACAAACATTATGAATCCCTAAAAGACCATCTCCTCATCCATCCGGAAGAAGAACCCTTCTCACCAAGCGGTCGTGAGGATATAAATTATGGGGATAAAAATAAGCCGCCTATTAAACCATCCAAAGATCCTGTTTTTCACGAATACAAATTGGCTAAAGAAAAAGAAACAGAAGCAATCTTAAGTTATTACGAAAAACGAAACCTACATCCCATTGAACTTTCGGGAAGTTTGAACAAAGAACTTGTGCAATTGCGTAAAGACTTAGAACCAGTCCTTCAAGTATATGCGGAAATTATAAAAAACCATTCTACTAGTCTTTGGGCAAAAGATGCCAAAGACTCTTTAGAACGCCTTCGTGTTTGGTTGCGTTAA
- a CDS encoding TRAP transporter TatT component family protein, giving the protein MYQTKHWSKIAMAGLVLVSVVACGKSRSVKISDSNVERATTPAKLPADIEKLWKNRQNEQDLRQALVGLEKFAIENPQYADVKVLLCRGNYLLSDGHLWLKLTGDADADEKVKEESIQFYDAAVTWCEAALALNPKFRDKVVKEKLAIEKSLDVLGPQDIDALYWRYASLAKWSRLVGFTTLLANRSNFSAMVNRVKEIEKSMGKEYFYSATLRYDAASNALSPTGDKKLAAKLFEEAIAKHPNYFAVRVLYAESSLKGNEDKFKKQLEYVLKGKAASLPEIEADQIVEQRKAKKLLDEL; this is encoded by the coding sequence ATGTACCAAACAAAACATTGGTCAAAAATCGCAATGGCAGGACTAGTTTTAGTTTCTGTTGTTGCTTGTGGAAAATCAAGATCTGTCAAAATCTCTGACTCGAATGTAGAGAGAGCCACTACCCCAGCAAAACTACCTGCTGACATTGAAAAACTCTGGAAAAACAGACAAAACGAACAAGACCTCAGACAAGCACTTGTTGGTTTAGAGAAATTTGCTATTGAGAACCCTCAATATGCTGACGTAAAAGTTTTGCTCTGCCGAGGAAACTACCTATTAAGTGACGGACATCTTTGGTTAAAACTTACAGGTGACGCCGATGCAGACGAAAAAGTAAAAGAGGAATCCATCCAATTTTATGATGCTGCTGTGACTTGGTGTGAAGCTGCTCTTGCATTAAATCCAAAATTTAGAGACAAGGTAGTCAAAGAAAAACTAGCGATTGAAAAATCTTTAGATGTTCTTGGCCCACAAGACATTGATGCTCTCTACTGGAGATACGCATCCCTTGCTAAATGGTCTCGTTTGGTAGGATTTACCACATTACTTGCAAACCGTTCTAATTTTTCTGCAATGGTGAACCGAGTCAAAGAAATCGAAAAATCCATGGGTAAAGAATATTTCTACTCTGCAACACTCAGATATGATGCAGCAAGTAACGCTCTTTCTCCAACGGGAGATAAAAAGCTCGCAGCAAAACTTTTTGAAGAAGCAATTGCAAAACACCCTAACTACTTTGCGGTTCGAGTTTTGTATGCAGAAAGTAGCTTAAAAGGAAACGAAGACAAATTCAAAAAACAATTGGAATATGTTTTGAAAGGAAAAGCTGCATCCCTTCCTGAAATCGAAGCGGATCAAATCGTAGAACAACGTAAAGCTAAGAAATTACTCGACGAACTATAG
- the fliS gene encoding flagellar export chaperone FliS, with the protein MSLARKTGASAYNEYKANEISTVSQIKLIVMLFDGAIRFLGVAKDNMTPRKYDVVNNNIIKTQDIITELLLSLNMEEGKEVANNLLSLYVYLKKRLLEANMLKDKKIIEECIKILIELKISWEELEKKDSPNPNTAPGARPTGISITG; encoded by the coding sequence ATGTCGCTTGCGAGAAAAACTGGTGCCTCTGCTTACAATGAATACAAAGCCAATGAGATATCTACCGTTAGCCAAATCAAACTGATTGTGATGCTCTTTGACGGAGCCATCCGCTTTTTAGGTGTGGCAAAAGACAATATGACTCCCCGAAAGTATGACGTTGTGAACAACAATATCATCAAAACCCAAGACATCATCACAGAACTCTTACTTTCTCTCAATATGGAAGAGGGGAAAGAAGTCGCAAACAATCTATTGTCCTTATACGTTTATTTGAAGAAAAGATTGTTAGAAGCGAATATGCTGAAAGACAAAAAGATCATTGAAGAATGTATCAAAATCCTCATCGAATTAAAAATCTCTTGGGAAGAGCTGGAAAAAAAAGACAGTCCCAATCCAAATACGGCACCCGGCGCAAGGCCTACGGGAATTTCCATCACTGGTTAA
- a CDS encoding TRAP transporter small permease, with product MKFVERILNTLSFGEKWAGGICFLLLTLLMIADVSKREVVDKVFNWILETTEAYPNTGVAGFVGDWSVYIAESIHSGSSGFIEWLGLGGIIWAQKLSLYFMLWGGLFGSALASAKGSHLRPEIADKVLPKKLLPYVKVIEQWVISFFFLFLAYLSVIYVLESITLDEVNPVTEIHLWKVQVIFPYIFISMGFRHLCYGIFPALIPSDINEATEALELAEKELSESNSRGNH from the coding sequence ATGAAATTCGTCGAACGAATTCTAAATACTTTGAGTTTCGGCGAGAAATGGGCGGGGGGAATTTGTTTCCTTCTGCTCACTCTTCTCATGATTGCTGACGTTTCCAAACGAGAGGTAGTCGATAAAGTTTTTAATTGGATCCTTGAAACCACAGAAGCCTATCCAAATACCGGCGTTGCTGGTTTTGTTGGGGACTGGAGTGTCTACATTGCAGAATCCATTCACAGTGGATCTTCTGGATTTATTGAGTGGCTTGGCCTTGGTGGAATCATTTGGGCACAAAAACTCTCCCTCTATTTTATGTTATGGGGTGGTCTTTTTGGATCAGCACTTGCAAGTGCAAAAGGTTCCCACTTACGTCCAGAAATTGCAGACAAAGTATTACCAAAAAAACTTTTACCTTATGTTAAGGTAATCGAACAGTGGGTAATTTCTTTTTTCTTTTTATTCCTAGCATACCTATCTGTCATTTATGTTCTAGAAAGTATCACCTTAGATGAAGTGAATCCTGTAACGGAAATTCACTTATGGAAAGTACAAGTTATTTTTCCTTACATCTTTATCTCTATGGGTTTCAGACATTTGTGTTACGGAATTTTTCCAGCACTCATTCCTTCCGATATCAATGAAGCTACAGAAGCTTTGGAACTTGCGGAAAAAGAACTTTCCGAATCTAATTCACGGGGGAATCACTAA
- the dctP gene encoding TRAP transporter substrate-binding protein DctP, whose protein sequence is MFLKQLKYLVCVSLALTISGGLFAQTTVKLATVAPEGSPWANELAKIKKKIESESQGQIKFKIYPGGQMGGENEILQQVIRGKLQGAGLTAGALANTVKELNVLEIPYLFDSYAQADCVLDDHLQEDFRKLFEAKGLIFVTWAENGYRSIGTKSAPVKTPEDLKGVKIRIQESPVHIAYWKQLGVSGIPIAIPEVLPSLQTGVVEGFDNTPLFTLAAEWQTAIKYFTLTRHIYQPAAILYSKKFWDTLNDEQKKTLMGEGNKLAPGARQAVRSIEKNMIATLKKADVVVYEPSKSDLAGFKSAAGAVSGQVVGKIGGQSKSIYDKIQKAKAACGP, encoded by the coding sequence ATGTTTTTAAAACAATTAAAGTATTTAGTTTGTGTAAGTTTGGCCCTCACGATCAGTGGGGGTTTATTTGCCCAAACAACCGTTAAGTTGGCAACTGTAGCACCGGAAGGATCTCCGTGGGCGAATGAACTTGCTAAAATCAAAAAGAAAATTGAATCAGAATCCCAAGGCCAAATTAAGTTTAAAATTTACCCTGGTGGACAGATGGGTGGAGAAAACGAAATCCTCCAACAGGTCATCCGTGGGAAACTACAAGGTGCTGGTCTTACCGCAGGTGCTCTCGCGAACACTGTAAAGGAATTAAACGTACTCGAGATTCCTTATCTATTTGATTCTTACGCACAAGCGGACTGTGTTTTAGATGACCATTTACAAGAAGACTTTCGTAAATTATTTGAAGCCAAAGGACTCATTTTTGTGACTTGGGCAGAAAATGGATACCGTTCCATTGGAACCAAATCCGCTCCTGTCAAAACACCAGAAGATCTTAAAGGTGTTAAAATCAGAATCCAAGAATCTCCTGTTCATATTGCTTATTGGAAACAATTAGGTGTGAGTGGAATTCCTATCGCGATTCCAGAAGTTCTTCCGTCCCTCCAAACAGGTGTGGTAGAAGGATTTGATAACACTCCTCTTTTCACTTTGGCAGCAGAATGGCAAACTGCGATCAAATACTTCACTTTGACTCGCCATATTTACCAACCTGCAGCCATCCTTTATTCCAAAAAGTTTTGGGACACATTAAATGATGAGCAAAAGAAAACACTTATGGGTGAAGGAAATAAACTCGCTCCAGGTGCTAGACAAGCGGTTCGTTCTATCGAAAAGAACATGATTGCTACATTAAAAAAAGCTGATGTAGTTGTTTACGAACCTTCTAAATCTGATTTAGCAGGGTTTAAGTCTGCAGCCGGTGCCGTTTCAGGCCAAGTGGTTGGAAAAATCGGCGGTCAATCCAAATCGATCTACGACAAAATCCAAAAAGCCAAAGCAGCTTGCGGCCCATAA
- the purH gene encoding bifunctional phosphoribosylaminoimidazolecarboxamide formyltransferase/IMP cyclohydrolase, translating to MIEIKRALVSVSDKAGITEICSFLAKNGVEILSTGGTYDALSKAGIPVKKVDEFTGFPEILHGRVKTLHPKIHGGLLGDTTNPDHVKQMESNGIVPITLVIVNLYPFVKTVMKPDVTLEDAIENIDIGGPSMLRSAAKNHKNVVVLTDPKDYESFQSEFTANKGKVSRETAFQYAAKVFSETASYDSAISTFFNKKLDIKYPDKITFAFNKKQKLRYGENPHQDAAFYEPLFIKSQFEALQGKELSFNNMLDFDAAFHVASLLPKNAVSIVKHLNPCGIAFGENVLESFELARKTDPISAFGGIIGIHGRVEKDAAEEITKNFVEGVIAESFSEEALEIFGKKPNIRLIPIAKFDEALDELDLRSLHHGLLIQNRDYDLITKDKLKIVSKKQPTADDLEGLMFAWNCVKFIKSNAIVYTDQNSTLGIGAGQMSRVDSVELGAMKAQKVGLSVVGSYVGSDAFFPFRDGIDAIAKVGAKAIIQPGGSIRDEEVIQAADEHGLIMVFTGMRHFRH from the coding sequence ATGATCGAAATCAAACGAGCACTCGTATCCGTATCCGATAAAGCCGGAATTACAGAGATCTGTTCCTTCCTCGCCAAAAACGGAGTGGAAATTCTTTCCACTGGCGGAACCTATGATGCCCTCTCCAAAGCAGGAATTCCTGTGAAAAAGGTAGATGAGTTTACTGGTTTTCCAGAGATCCTACATGGCCGAGTGAAAACCCTTCATCCAAAAATCCATGGCGGACTCCTTGGTGACACAACAAACCCTGACCATGTAAAACAAATGGAAAGTAATGGAATTGTTCCCATCACCCTTGTGATTGTGAACCTTTATCCTTTTGTCAAAACGGTGATGAAACCAGATGTAACCCTAGAAGATGCAATCGAAAACATTGATATCGGTGGGCCGTCTATGCTCCGTTCGGCGGCAAAAAATCATAAAAACGTAGTGGTTCTCACAGATCCAAAAGACTACGAGTCTTTCCAATCAGAGTTTACGGCAAACAAAGGAAAGGTATCACGAGAGACTGCATTTCAGTACGCAGCCAAAGTATTTTCGGAAACTGCTTCTTATGACTCTGCTATCTCTACTTTCTTTAATAAAAAGTTAGATATCAAATACCCTGATAAAATCACTTTTGCTTTTAATAAAAAACAAAAGCTCAGATACGGTGAAAACCCACACCAAGACGCTGCATTTTATGAACCGCTTTTTATCAAATCACAGTTTGAAGCCTTACAAGGAAAAGAACTCTCCTTCAATAATATGTTGGATTTTGATGCCGCATTTCACGTAGCAAGCCTACTTCCTAAAAATGCTGTTTCCATAGTCAAACACTTAAACCCGTGTGGCATTGCTTTTGGAGAAAACGTCCTCGAATCCTTTGAACTCGCAAGAAAAACAGATCCTATTTCTGCTTTTGGTGGAATCATTGGAATCCATGGCCGTGTGGAAAAAGATGCTGCGGAAGAAATCACAAAGAACTTTGTAGAAGGTGTGATTGCTGAAAGTTTTTCTGAGGAAGCTTTGGAGATTTTCGGGAAAAAACCTAACATTCGTTTGATCCCTATTGCTAAATTTGATGAGGCCTTGGATGAACTTGATTTACGTTCTCTCCACCACGGACTTCTCATTCAAAATCGTGACTACGATTTGATTACAAAAGACAAACTCAAAATTGTTTCGAAAAAACAACCAACTGCTGATGACTTAGAAGGATTGATGTTTGCTTGGAACTGTGTGAAGTTTATCAAATCCAATGCCATTGTTTATACGGATCAAAACTCAACTCTTGGAATTGGAGCCGGACAAATGTCTCGAGTGGATTCGGTAGAACTCGGTGCGATGAAAGCGCAAAAAGTGGGACTTTCTGTTGTAGGGTCTTACGTAGGTAGTGATGCGTTTTTTCCTTTCCGTGATGGAATTGATGCCATTGCCAAAGTGGGTGCAAAGGCCATCATCCAACCAGGTGGATCCATCCGTGATGAAGAAGTCATCCAAGCCGCAGACGAACATGGTCTGATTATGGTGTTCACTGGAATGAGGCATTTCCGTCACTAA
- a CDS encoding DedA family protein, translated as MDFLQTLVSIFMQYGYFAVFGILILCGFGLPVPEDISLTAGGVIAGLGYANVHIMFFVGMAGVLLGDSFVFWLGSYYGEKALTLPVLRSVLHPERFEKVREQFKKYGRWVVFFGRFMPGLRMPIFFTAGTSKQISFIRFVLTDGFAALISVPIWVYLGYYGAHNFDELMGWVRNGQTIILSLVAVAILVVAFYWWRRKNREKRGEK; from the coding sequence ATGGACTTTCTACAAACTCTAGTTTCCATTTTTATGCAATACGGTTATTTTGCCGTTTTTGGAATTCTAATCCTCTGTGGATTTGGTCTTCCTGTCCCTGAAGATATCTCTCTCACTGCTGGTGGAGTGATTGCCGGTCTCGGTTATGCAAATGTACACATCATGTTTTTTGTGGGGATGGCCGGGGTTCTTCTCGGAGATAGTTTTGTATTTTGGCTCGGAAGTTATTACGGCGAAAAGGCCCTTACCCTTCCTGTTTTAAGATCGGTTCTCCATCCAGAACGGTTTGAAAAGGTTCGGGAACAGTTTAAAAAATATGGTCGTTGGGTGGTCTTTTTCGGAAGGTTTATGCCTGGTCTCAGGATGCCTATCTTCTTTACCGCAGGAACTTCCAAACAAATCAGTTTCATTCGTTTCGTTCTTACCGATGGATTTGCCGCTCTCATTTCCGTACCCATTTGGGTCTATTTAGGATATTACGGGGCCCATAATTTTGATGAACTTATGGGTTGGGTTCGTAATGGCCAAACCATCATCTTAAGCCTAGTGGCGGTTGCCATCTTAGTGGTTGCCTTCTACTGGTGGCGGAGGAAAAACCGAGAAAAAAGAGGGGAAAAATGA
- a CDS encoding TRAP transporter large permease: MGSWGILLLLLALILLRQPLIVLMGAITVYCYYFLPDPPLESFQELNSIIGDLFFAGDKEILLAIPLFIIAGNLMTHGSIARRLIRIAQAMTAPIPAGLAIAGVFSCGIFAAISGSSPVTLIAIGGLMYPSLTKAGYPTQFSMGLLASGGTLGIIIPPSIPMIVYAIMVGVSVTDLFIAGIGPGILLMSLLMIYSVFRAGNVGRGKWDWAEIRTAWKEGVLALLMPVVILGGIYSGFFTATESAAIAVFYAILVEVFIHKELSFPKIPKIMAESAEMLGILFLILILAVSLNKFMIENEIPQNLVATMSELISSPVTFLIGVNVLLLIVGMFMDIMSAILVLAPLLAPMAVNYGINPVHFGIIMIVNLEIGYLTPPVGVNLFVASGIFKQPLGKVIQSVAPIVGLFLIGLMLISWIPEISLGLLGGEAAAPTP, translated from the coding sequence ATGGGTTCTTGGGGAATACTCCTACTCTTACTTGCTTTAATTTTACTCAGACAACCACTCATCGTACTGATGGGTGCCATCACTGTGTATTGTTATTATTTTTTACCAGACCCTCCGCTTGAGTCTTTTCAAGAACTCAATAGCATCATAGGGGATTTGTTTTTTGCCGGTGATAAAGAAATCCTACTTGCGATTCCTCTTTTCATCATTGCAGGAAATTTGATGACTCATGGAAGTATTGCAAGACGACTCATTCGGATTGCCCAAGCCATGACAGCACCCATTCCTGCCGGCCTAGCAATCGCAGGGGTATTTTCTTGCGGGATCTTTGCTGCCATTTCTGGATCCTCACCGGTGACTCTCATTGCCATTGGTGGTCTCATGTATCCTTCCCTTACCAAAGCAGGATACCCAACTCAGTTTTCCATGGGCCTTCTTGCCTCTGGGGGAACTCTTGGAATCATCATCCCGCCGAGCATTCCAATGATCGTTTATGCGATTATGGTGGGAGTTTCTGTTACCGATCTTTTCATCGCAGGGATTGGTCCTGGAATTTTACTCATGTCTCTTCTTATGATCTACTCCGTGTTTCGCGCAGGAAATGTAGGACGTGGAAAATGGGACTGGGCAGAAATCCGCACCGCTTGGAAAGAAGGTGTGCTTGCCCTTCTTATGCCAGTGGTCATTCTCGGGGGAATCTACTCTGGTTTTTTTACTGCTACAGAATCAGCGGCCATTGCGGTATTTTATGCGATCCTCGTAGAAGTATTCATCCACAAAGAACTTAGTTTTCCTAAGATTCCCAAAATCATGGCAGAAAGTGCTGAGATGCTCGGAATTCTATTCCTGATCTTAATCCTTGCCGTTAGTTTGAACAAGTTCATGATCGAAAACGAAATTCCTCAAAATCTCGTAGCGACCATGTCTGAACTCATTTCAAGCCCGGTGACCTTCCTCATTGGTGTGAACGTTTTGTTACTCATCGTGGGAATGTTTATGGATATTATGAGTGCCATTCTTGTACTGGCTCCACTACTTGCGCCAATGGCAGTCAACTATGGAATCAATCCCGTTCACTTCGGAATCATTATGATTGTGAACTTAGAAATTGGTTACTTAACGCCGCCAGTGGGTGTGAACTTATTTGTGGCATCTGGTATCTTCAAACAACCGTTAGGTAAGGTCATCCAATCGGTAGCTCCTATTGTGGGACTCTTCCTGATTGGACTCATGCTCATCAGTTGGATACCTGAAATATCCCTGGGACTTTTAGGCGGGGAAGCAGCGGCACCAACACCTTAA
- a CDS encoding flagellar protein FlgN codes for MISAKHSTFQLLQKKIQYLDSLISNLKREEELLSYRDADSAVKIEFKNEIIVRKLEAVDREIWERGEKEVHSAEEISISESVFSKLDEARNLQKKVQELLVFEMNESKKEYWEFSIKRRLKSHLIQSSGLSWTKNYC; via the coding sequence ATGATTTCCGCAAAACATTCAACCTTTCAGCTCTTACAAAAAAAGATCCAATACTTGGATTCACTCATCTCCAATTTAAAAAGAGAAGAAGAACTACTTTCTTATCGTGATGCCGATTCCGCCGTTAAAATCGAATTCAAAAATGAAATCATTGTTCGAAAGTTGGAAGCAGTAGATAGGGAAATTTGGGAAAGAGGGGAAAAGGAAGTCCATTCTGCGGAAGAAATTTCTATTTCTGAATCTGTATTTTCAAAGTTGGATGAAGCAAGAAATCTCCAAAAGAAAGTCCAAGAATTACTTGTTTTCGAAATGAATGAGAGTAAAAAAGAATATTGGGAATTCAGCATCAAACGTCGATTGAAATCACATTTGATCCAGTCTTCTGGCCTCTCATGGACAAAAAATTACTGTTAA
- a CDS encoding deoxyguanosinetriphosphate triphosphohydrolase → MKKGRNELLASEEKNLAPYAVSSRNPGEREYEEPEHPYRLPFQRDRDRIIHSHAFKRLDYKTQVFVYSEGDHFRNRLTHTLEVAGISKTISKVLGLNEDLSETIALAHDLGHSPFGHAGQEALSELMRGRGGFEHNKQSLRVVQKLERRYPEFPGLNLCGETLLGIMKHGGDYEKSDLLDVRRGLGPSLEAMVVDSSDEITYSAHDLEDGLESGLLELSDVKQLKVWKRMEETLPKSIFSDKDSISRSLGRVILNLMVSDLIDSIDSNLTKYSVTTREDVALAFQNQKKIVQFSEGFQDEFTELKSFLFGKLYRHPEVSRMSERGKETIFLLFKHFESHPESIPESYRKREEEEGRMRVICDYIAGMTDRYAIEKLKREGIFWFPY, encoded by the coding sequence ATGAAGAAAGGGAGAAACGAGCTCCTTGCCAGTGAAGAAAAAAACCTTGCTCCTTATGCAGTAAGCAGTCGAAATCCGGGGGAACGAGAGTATGAGGAACCGGAACATCCATACCGCCTTCCTTTTCAAAGAGATAGAGATCGTATCATCCATTCGCATGCATTCAAAAGGTTAGACTACAAAACTCAAGTTTTTGTTTATTCAGAAGGAGATCATTTTCGAAATCGTCTCACCCATACTTTAGAAGTTGCAGGGATTTCTAAAACCATATCGAAGGTGCTTGGACTGAATGAAGACTTGAGTGAGACCATTGCCCTTGCTCATGATTTGGGCCACTCTCCTTTTGGTCATGCAGGCCAAGAAGCTCTTTCTGAACTGATGCGAGGACGGGGTGGTTTCGAACACAATAAACAGTCGTTACGTGTGGTTCAAAAGTTAGAAAGACGGTATCCTGAATTTCCAGGTCTCAATCTTTGTGGTGAAACTCTTCTCGGAATTATGAAACATGGTGGAGATTATGAGAAATCGGATTTACTTGATGTTAGACGAGGTCTTGGCCCTTCACTCGAAGCAATGGTAGTCGATAGTTCGGATGAAATTACTTATAGTGCTCATGATTTGGAAGATGGATTAGAAAGTGGACTTCTGGAACTCTCTGACGTGAAACAATTAAAAGTTTGGAAACGAATGGAAGAAACACTTCCCAAATCCATATTTTCTGATAAAGATTCGATTTCGAGATCACTGGGAAGGGTCATTCTTAACTTAATGGTTTCTGATTTGATCGATAGTATCGATTCCAATTTAACAAAGTATTCGGTGACGACCAGAGAAGATGTTGCGTTGGCCTTCCAGAATCAAAAAAAAATAGTGCAGTTCTCGGAAGGATTCCAAGACGAATTTACAGAACTCAAATCCTTTTTGTTTGGAAAACTATACCGTCATCCAGAAGTTTCGCGAATGAGTGAAAGAGGAAAAGAAACCATATTTTTACTTTTTAAACATTTTGAATCCCATCCGGAATCCATTCCAGAATCCTATCGTAAACGGGAAGAGGAGGAAGGTCGGATGCGAGTTATTTGTGATTACATTGCTGGTATGACAGACCGTTATGCGATAGAAAAATTAAAAAGAGAAGGAATCTTTTGGTTTCCTTATTAA
- a CDS encoding LIC11661 family lipoprotein produces the protein MNAGHFLFRLCFTGLAIFSTFRCTNYSTTASVQAPPTLISIVNNGNSNFILKVRAQNPEFIFQGYRIYSGATEALAQNPTDLNLGAECFLAQAAIVQPIEYTFEVDPSTNPNTAGVSCRIFTTLIPGTYISMRTLGLAVNLQDSTSTFRVSIPSNTLIVP, from the coding sequence ATGAACGCTGGTCATTTTTTATTCCGACTCTGCTTTACCGGATTGGCGATTTTCTCCACATTCCGTTGTACCAATTATTCCACAACAGCCTCTGTTCAGGCCCCACCCACCCTGATTTCGATCGTCAACAACGGGAATTCCAATTTTATCCTAAAAGTTCGGGCACAAAACCCAGAATTCATCTTCCAAGGTTATCGAATTTACTCGGGAGCGACAGAAGCCTTGGCCCAAAACCCCACGGATCTGAATTTAGGAGCGGAATGTTTTCTAGCCCAAGCAGCCATCGTACAACCCATTGAATACACTTTCGAAGTCGACCCTTCGACCAATCCTAACACAGCAGGGGTCTCCTGCCGGATTTTTACCACCCTCATCCCAGGAACTTACATTTCGATGAGAACTCTCGGCCTCGCCGTCAACTTGCAGGATAGCACTAGCACCTTTCGGGTTTCCATCCCCTCGAACACTCTTATTGTCCCTTAA